The Candidatus Binatia bacterium nucleotide sequence GCGCCACCGCCGCCGGATCGCCGCAGAACAGGATCGGCGTCAGCCCGAGCATGGTCGCTCCGAACAACACCGTGCACCCCGCGCACGCGGCGGCAAACTCCTCCGTGGTCAGGACGCCGGTAAACGGGTCGTGTCCCGCGCCGCCCATGAACTCCGGCAAACCCGCGCCGAGAATGCCGGCCCGCGCCGCTTCGCGCAGCAACTCGTCGCGCGCCGGGCTCTCCGGATCCTTGTCCAATACCAACGCCCGCGGCGCGATGTGACGCCGCGCGAAGTCGCGGGCCCACGCCTGGACCTCTCTCTGTTCCGGTGTCAGGTCGGTCATGGCGCCTCCGGACTCACGCGGCGGAGCGGGTTCCTGCCTTCCGATCGATGCGCTGCAACACCCGGCCGGCGGGAATCGTGTTGTCGGAGAGGATGGCGATCAGCGGCCCCTCGGAATCCGGGATGAGGTCGGCGACGGGATCCCAGGACGAGCCCTCGCAGCGCACCGAGCCGGAGCCGATCTCCACCTGGTGCTGTACCACTTCGAGCTGCACCGCCGTGATCTCCTCGATCTCGATCTCTCCGGCCGGACCCGGAATCAGCTTGTAGTTGATTGACGGGCGACGCGCGGCGTCGGACTGCATCGCCGCCACCTCCGGTGGCATCGGGCCCGTGATCGTCCCTTCGAGCGACAGGATGCACTTGCCGAGGCGCGTCGCCGAGCCGCGGAACCGATCGCCGTCGCGCTCCCAGACCACGTCGGCGATCTTCTTCGGAAAGCCGGCGATCTCGCGCCCCGGAATCAATGCCTCGTCGGTGGTGACGTAGATGTACGGAACGTAATTGCCTTCCACGGTGCCGACGCGCACCGGCACCATCACTACCAGCTCCTTGAACGGATGAATGATCGGCGTCTCCGGATACGTGAGCATCGTGATCATGGAGGGCCCCTCGCCAGCCACCATGCCCGGCGGCAGGATCGCCTCCACGGCGCCCGGTTTGGGCAGGAACGGGAACACGACGAGACGGACCCCCGGCCAGTGGTGTGGTGGCGGCGGGAACACGGGGGCAGACCACGGCATGCTGATCGGCTGCGGCATTTTTCTCTCTCCTTCTCCGGTTGTAATGGCTTTCTTGTACGAGGATCGACTCAGCGGCTCTCGACGCATTCCATCTCGACGTACACGCAGCGGTCGAACGGTGTTGGCTGCCACTCGATCGGGGTAAAGGTCAGGTGCCCGTACCCGCCGACGAGATGGAGCCATTTGATCAACCCGGGCTCGACTTCGTTGGCGCCGGCTCCACCCGGAAACGCAAAGCCCTCGAAGCCGTTGTACACGGTCAAGGCACCGGGGCGCTGCGCCGGGCTGACACGCGCCGCGACGACGAATTCGCCGGCGTCGTTCCGGATGCGCACGAGGGCGTCGTCGGCAATGCCCCTGGCCCGCGCATCGGCGTCGTTCACGAGAACGAACGGCTTGCCGCGGTGGGTTTCCAGGATGACGGGATTGGTCATGTTCATGGCGTGGATGCTCCACCGGCTATGGCCGCTGGAGAGGGCGAACGGGTACGCTCCGCCCATGGGTGGCGGGTCCTTGTGCACGGGCAGATCTTCTCCGGCTTCGCGGTACCAGGGGTGATCGAGCAGAAACTGGGCGCGGCGGGTCAGCGTCGGATAGGGATGTCCGAGCTCGACGTGATTGCGCAGCGGCGCATGCGTCTCGCCGCGCGGAAACGGCGAGGCCTGGCCCTTGGCAAAGGTGACCAGACCCCAATCGGCATAGCGGCTCCAGCCGCGCTCCCGGAAGGTTTTCAGGGTTGTCCCTGCCGGCAGATTGCCCACCGCGACTGCGGATTCCACCATGTCGGCCGCAACCGTCTCGTCGTCCACCAGCGCGCCGTCGAGGGTGAAGCCGCTCCACAGCCGGTCATAAGAACGCTCGACGCCGTTATGGTCGCTGTAGCTCGTCAGCCCGCGGGCGGCGGCACGGGTACCCAGCGCCCTGCACAGCGCCGCAAGCACTTCCCACTCCGAGCGCGCCTCCCCCGGCGGATCGGCGACCGCATCCGACATGGTCAGGAACATGCTCCACGGTGTCGGCATGTTGAAGGTCGTCTTCTCGTAATGCTGCGTCGCCGGCAACACGATGTCGGCGTACAACGCCGTCTGCGACACCCGGTAGTCCATGCAGACGATCTTGCTGAGTTGCGGCCAGAGGTTGTCGAGGATGACCCGCTGACCGCCACGGCTGCGGCGCACGATGTTGCCGCCGATCTCCAGCAAGACCCGCGGCGGCGAGGCCGGTCCCGGGCGCGCCGCGCCTGCCCACCAGTTCGCCTCGAGGGCCTCGCTCCAATACGAATCGAAGGAACGCGGCATCGTAGTGTCGTTCCACTCGGGCCGGTTCCAGCGGTCGCGGTAACCGGCGTGCCAATACCAGAAGAAGGCCGGCGGGCTCATTCCCGTCGACGGGCCCACCATGCGCCAGAACGCATTGGCCGCGAGCTCGGCGGTGAGGGTGGGGTCCTGCGCCCGTAACCCTTCGACCATCATGCTCATCGTGTCGCGCATCTCGATGGCGCCCTCCGCCCCGGCTTTGAACTTCGCCATGGCGAGCGTGTTGCCGTCGAAGAGCGAGGAACACCAGCCGCTCGTGCCGCTACCCTTCTTGCCCCAGTTGCCGGTGACCGCAAGCAGCAGGAGCATCGCCCGCGTCATGAGATCGCCATGGAAATACTTGCTGATACCGGCGCCGAGAAAGATGCGCGTGCGGCGGGCGGCTACCGTCCGAGCGAGGGTGCGGATGGTCTCCGGGTGCACACCGCAAATGGCCGCTGCCGCCTCCGGCGTGTAGTGCGCGTCGAGCATCCGGCGCAGCCGCGCCAGTAGCGGCTCCACGGTCGCTTCCCCACCGTCGGACAGCCGCACGGTAACCGTCCCGTCCAGCCGCGGCTCGAAGTCCAGCAGCAAGCTGCCCGGATCGGCGGGAACCAACCCTCGATCCGGGTGCAGGTGGTAGAAACGGTCGTCACGCCCACCCGCCTCGAGGTGCGACTGGCGCAGGAACTCCTGCGTGTCGGTGCGCACCAGCAAGGAAAGATCGGTTTGCGAGCGGACAAAGCCGAGATCGCCCAGACCCTCGGCGAGAACCACCTGACACATGGCCAGCGCCAGCGCCGCGTCGGTCCCATGCCGCACGGCCACGTGCGTATCCACATGACTGTGCGACGGGTTTACATCGGGCGAGATCAACACCAGTTCGGCGCCGCGGTAGCGCGCCTCGACGAGATAATGGAAGGCCGGAATGGCCGTATACGCGGGATTGCAGTGCCAGATGAGGATGCAGTCGGCATGAAAGAAGTCGTCGACCGAGGTCCCGAAGTGGGACTTGCCGAACACCTGATGGTAACCGACGAAGAAATCGTTGATCGAGGCATTCACGTCGAGAGAGGTCCCGCCGATGATGTTCATGAACCGCGCCGATGCGGGGATCACGCTGATTTCCGGCGATACCTCGTGAACGATCGAGGCTGGGCCGACTTCGACGATCGCGTCCAGCATGGCGTCGGCGATTTCGTCGAGCGCCTCGTCCCAGGAGATCCGTTCCCAGCGTCCCTCGCCGCGCGCGCCGGCGCGCCGCAGCGGGTAGAGCACGCGATCCGGCGCGTCCAGTTGGCGGCTCCAACAGGCACCCTTCTGACAGCCCATCGGGTTCATGTCGGGCACGCCGGGCTCGACCGTCTCGAGTACGCCGGCGGCTTCCTCGCGCACGACCTTGCCGTCCTTCACAAAGACGAGCAGCGGGCAGTTGTTCGGGAAGCAGTCGACGCAATGCGTGCCGAAGGCCACCCGATCCCAGCCGGTGTTGCAGCGGCGGCGTTGTGCTTCTTCGCTCATGACTGCGCTTCCTCTTGCAGTGTGCCGACCGTCGCCGGCGGCGCTGTGAACGGCCCGAACAACTCCTGCCAGCGGTAAACGATCAGGGTGTCGAGGATCTCCGACGTCCGCCCCTCGCGCACTGCCGCCAGTTCGCCGCGCAGGCGCTCCAACGCGGCGTGCACCGCCGGACCGAACAACGATTCGAGATACTCGGGTGGGATACGCGGCGTGCCGTACGCGATCGAG carries:
- a CDS encoding acetoacetate decarboxylase family protein, whose amino-acid sequence is MPQPISMPWSAPVFPPPPHHWPGVRLVVFPFLPKPGAVEAILPPGMVAGEGPSMITMLTYPETPIIHPFKELVVMVPVRVGTVEGNYVPYIYVTTDEALIPGREIAGFPKKIADVVWERDGDRFRGSATRLGKCILSLEGTITGPMPPEVAAMQSDAARRPSINYKLIPGPAGEIEIEEITAVQLEVVQHQVEIGSGSVRCEGSSWDPVADLIPDSEGPLIAILSDNTIPAGRVLQRIDRKAGTRSAA
- a CDS encoding molybdopterin-dependent oxidoreductase, whose amino-acid sequence is MSEEAQRRRCNTGWDRVAFGTHCVDCFPNNCPLLVFVKDGKVVREEAAGVLETVEPGVPDMNPMGCQKGACWSRQLDAPDRVLYPLRRAGARGEGRWERISWDEALDEIADAMLDAIVEVGPASIVHEVSPEISVIPASARFMNIIGGTSLDVNASINDFFVGYHQVFGKSHFGTSVDDFFHADCILIWHCNPAYTAIPAFHYLVEARYRGAELVLISPDVNPSHSHVDTHVAVRHGTDAALALAMCQVVLAEGLGDLGFVRSQTDLSLLVRTDTQEFLRQSHLEAGGRDDRFYHLHPDRGLVPADPGSLLLDFEPRLDGTVTVRLSDGGEATVEPLLARLRRMLDAHYTPEAAAAICGVHPETIRTLARTVAARRTRIFLGAGISKYFHGDLMTRAMLLLLAVTGNWGKKGSGTSGWCSSLFDGNTLAMAKFKAGAEGAIEMRDTMSMMVEGLRAQDPTLTAELAANAFWRMVGPSTGMSPPAFFWYWHAGYRDRWNRPEWNDTTMPRSFDSYWSEALEANWWAGAARPGPASPPRVLLEIGGNIVRRSRGGQRVILDNLWPQLSKIVCMDYRVSQTALYADIVLPATQHYEKTTFNMPTPWSMFLTMSDAVADPPGEARSEWEVLAALCRALGTRAAARGLTSYSDHNGVERSYDRLWSGFTLDGALVDDETVAADMVESAVAVGNLPAGTTLKTFRERGWSRYADWGLVTFAKGQASPFPRGETHAPLRNHVELGHPYPTLTRRAQFLLDHPWYREAGEDLPVHKDPPPMGGAYPFALSSGHSRWSIHAMNMTNPVILETHRGKPFVLVNDADARARGIADDALVRIRNDAGEFVVAARVSPAQRPGALTVYNGFEGFAFPGGAGANEVEPGLIKWLHLVGGYGHLTFTPIEWQPTPFDRCVYVEMECVESR